Proteins from a genomic interval of Pseudophryne corroboree isolate aPseCor3 chromosome 4, aPseCor3.hap2, whole genome shotgun sequence:
- the LOC134909099 gene encoding alpha-1,4-N-acetylglucosaminyltransferase-like, which produces MLKELRIFTIILLIAAIGFLCRTTLKQKTSYIMHFFTSKGLISGSLTTENSSLYIDNNGRISIGPGNATSNSVSPDAVLRQGNGILLMETTDRMEPPSLVLCAIESAARVYPDRPVVYFMKGLGDINTEEDENRTRKHFPTLSSFDNIYFFPLKMEELFTDTPLQLWYKKVNPKKELYWTHVSSDACRFALIWKYGGIYMDADVISLRPIPKDHFVAAEHSTATSSSVFGLPPHYNVTWEFMENFVQNYRGEIWGHQGPGVFTRVVKRLCGISKFTSADDAMCANISYLHPDRFYPLSYSSWKKYFEVWKDLPTFPKSYALHLWNYMNSEGKTMVPGSNTLVEHIYQQQCPSTYGALQRNERTHV; this is translated from the exons ATGTTGAAGGAACTAAGGATATTCACCATAATACTTTTAATAGCAGCCATTGGCTTTCTTTGTAGAACTACTCTTAAGCAAAAGACTTCATACATCATGCATTTCTTCACTTCAAAAGGCTTAATATCAGGATCATTAACCACTGAAAATAGTTCCCTTTATATAGACAACAATGGTAGAATATCCATTGGACCAGGAAATGCAACATCTAATTCTGTAAGTCCAGATGCTGTTCTACGCCAAGGTAATGGAATCTTACTCATGGAGACCACTGACAGAATGGAACCACCATCCTTGGTCTTGTGTGCGATTGAGTCAGCAGCTCGTGTCTACCCTGACAGACCCGTGGTCTACTTCATGAAAGGACTGGGTGACATAAACACAGAGGAGGATGAGAACAGAACTAGGAAACATTTCCCAACTCTCTCATCTTTTGATAACATCTACTTCTTCCCTCTGAAAATGGAGGAATTATTTACCGACACACCTCTTCAGCTATGGTATAAAAAG GTGAACCCTAAGAAAGAACTTTACTGGACGCATGTTAGCTCAGATGCCTGCCGGTTTGCCCTGATATGGAAATATGGTGGCATTTACATGGATGCTGATGTTATTTCGCTTCGTCCCATTCCTAAAGATCATTTTGTAGCTGCTGAGCACTCCACAGCTACCAGCAGTAGTGTTTTTGGGCTCCCTCCACATTATAACGTGACATGGGAGTTCATGGAAAACTTTGTTCAGAATTACAGAGGTGAGATATGGGGACACCAAGGACCAGGAGTCTTTACACGTGTTGTGAAAAGGCTGTGTGGGATTTCAAAATTTACATCTGCGGATGATGCCATGTGTGCAAATATTTCCTACCTTCATCCTGATCGTTTTTATCCTCTCTCATATTCATCTTGGAAAAAGTATTTTGAGGTGTGGAAGGATTTGCCAACCTTTCCTAAGTCTTACGCCTtgcatctctggaattatatgaacAGCGAAGGTAAAACCATGGTACCTGGGAGTAACACACTGGTGGAACATATCTATCAACAGCAATGCCCCTCCACCTATGGAGCACTTCAGAGGAATGAAAGAACTCATGTTTAG